Proteins from a single region of Bdellovibrio bacteriovorus HD100:
- a CDS encoding DUF3108 domain-containing protein has protein sequence MDVGASTVEGFPVNFKMLLGVFVSLLLVSCSTSFLKYEKADQLKKNEEFEGAVTIVKPQSESPPETAPAEPAQAGKDTKAASQPATKSTAKTTAKSSTQTTDKTAAKAPVKASEKTAVAPAVKAPSKASKSAAKTEAATAQAPVRQPDIEDSEGFNGRRPVNDPFRVGEEVVHDVHYFKVSAGELRMKVEPFAMVNNRKSYTFAVEIRTSPLFSSFYSVEDRVETFVDYEDLVPRVFQLHVKESGQLREAKMLFDVEKNTATFWEKKVTKDHGEEEKKQNWEILPYTQNVYSAIYYMRNFKWETGKEYSFRVGNDNENLVFSGKALRREVLNTKLGPIKAIVVQPKITLKGKLNPIGDNFIWLSDDDRKYILRIESKIKIGTLVSEVVEIKPGK, from the coding sequence ATGGATGTGGGTGCATCGACGGTGGAAGGATTTCCGGTGAACTTTAAAATGCTTCTTGGCGTATTCGTTTCTTTGCTTTTGGTTTCCTGTTCGACTTCATTTTTGAAGTACGAAAAAGCTGACCAGCTGAAAAAAAACGAGGAGTTCGAAGGAGCGGTGACGATTGTAAAGCCGCAGTCGGAAAGCCCACCAGAGACAGCGCCTGCAGAGCCGGCCCAAGCAGGCAAAGACACCAAAGCTGCTTCCCAACCAGCTACGAAATCCACGGCCAAAACAACAGCCAAAAGTTCCACTCAAACAACTGACAAGACCGCTGCCAAAGCGCCTGTGAAGGCGTCGGAAAAAACAGCCGTTGCTCCCGCAGTAAAAGCTCCCTCCAAGGCATCCAAGTCTGCTGCCAAAACAGAAGCCGCGACGGCACAGGCCCCGGTGCGTCAGCCTGATATCGAAGATTCAGAAGGGTTCAACGGTCGCCGTCCGGTGAATGACCCTTTCCGCGTGGGTGAAGAAGTGGTGCACGACGTGCATTATTTCAAAGTCTCTGCCGGGGAGCTTCGCATGAAAGTGGAGCCCTTTGCCATGGTCAACAACCGCAAGTCCTACACTTTCGCGGTGGAAATCCGCACCAGTCCTCTGTTCAGTTCCTTCTATAGCGTTGAAGACCGTGTAGAGACCTTTGTCGATTACGAAGACCTGGTGCCGCGTGTGTTTCAATTGCACGTGAAGGAATCCGGTCAGTTGCGTGAAGCCAAGATGCTCTTTGATGTCGAGAAAAACACGGCGACCTTCTGGGAAAAGAAGGTGACCAAGGACCACGGCGAAGAAGAGAAAAAGCAGAACTGGGAAATTCTGCCGTACACCCAAAACGTTTACAGCGCGATTTACTATATGCGAAATTTCAAATGGGAAACGGGCAAAGAGTATTCCTTCCGCGTCGGTAACGACAACGAGAATCTTGTGTTTTCCGGAAAAGCCCTGCGCCGTGAAGTCCTGAACACCAAGCTGGGACCCATTAAAGCCATCGTGGTTCAGCCTAAAATCACTCTCAAAGGCAAATTGAACCCGATCGGGGACAATTTCATCTGGTTGTCGGATGATGATCGCAAGTATATCTTGAGAATTGAATCCAAAATCAAAATCGGAACATTGGTTTCTGAAGTCGTAGAAATTAAACCCGGCAAGTAA
- the lpxK gene encoding tetraacyldisaccharide 4'-kinase, whose product MRAYLRPLSFLYDQVVGVKNNLYDRGVFGVFKAPVPVVSIGNLTVGGTGKTPITDFCLKSLVADGKKVAVISRSYRADASAPCLVDVDHPFAARYFGDEPVLLAQANPQVSVYVGPSKWRTARYAVEKHKYDLLIVDDGFQHRRLHRDLNIVILDATESLSNYEVLPEGRARESWAGIERADVLILSKCNLAPEDELKALEARLPKNKEVLYFGYEIQQCQNVKTGQVLHRDELKGKKLFLVSAIARPDVFEKMMREIGEVSNQSLHFRDHHQYTADDVKNIENAFKKSQADYLVTTGKDAVKLRQLFNDTAILWSTSLEVAESGRKGRLHEIITQVLR is encoded by the coding sequence ATGAGAGCCTATCTTCGTCCATTGTCATTTTTGTATGATCAAGTCGTAGGGGTGAAAAACAACCTCTACGACCGCGGTGTTTTCGGGGTGTTTAAAGCTCCGGTGCCGGTGGTCAGTATTGGAAATCTGACGGTGGGTGGAACGGGTAAGACTCCGATCACGGATTTTTGTCTGAAGTCCCTGGTGGCTGACGGCAAAAAAGTGGCGGTGATCAGCCGATCTTACCGCGCGGATGCTTCGGCTCCATGTCTGGTGGATGTGGATCATCCTTTTGCCGCAAGATATTTCGGCGATGAACCCGTGTTGCTCGCACAAGCCAACCCGCAGGTGTCTGTCTATGTCGGCCCCAGCAAGTGGCGCACGGCCCGTTATGCCGTGGAAAAACATAAATATGACCTGTTGATTGTGGACGATGGTTTTCAACACCGTCGCCTGCATCGGGATTTGAATATCGTGATTCTGGATGCGACGGAAAGTCTTTCTAACTATGAAGTCCTTCCCGAAGGCCGGGCTCGTGAATCCTGGGCCGGGATTGAACGCGCGGATGTGTTAATTCTTTCCAAGTGCAATCTGGCGCCCGAAGATGAGTTGAAGGCCCTGGAGGCGCGGCTTCCGAAGAATAAGGAAGTCCTTTATTTCGGCTACGAGATTCAGCAGTGCCAGAACGTCAAGACCGGCCAAGTGCTTCATCGGGACGAGCTGAAAGGCAAAAAACTTTTCCTGGTGTCTGCGATTGCACGGCCGGATGTTTTTGAAAAAATGATGAGAGAAATCGGCGAGGTTTCAAACCAAAGCCTGCATTTCCGCGATCATCATCAGTACACCGCCGACGATGTGAAGAATATCGAAAATGCGTTTAAGAAATCCCAGGCGGACTATCTTGTCACCACCGGCAAGGATGCAGTGAAGCTCCGTCAGTTGTTCAATGATACCGCCATCCTGTGGAGCACTTCGTTGGAAGTTGCAGAGTCAGGCAGGAAGGGACGCCTTCATGAGATTATTACTCAAGTTCTTCGTTAA
- a CDS encoding lysophospholipid acyltransferase family protein, which translates to MRLLLKFFVNLMVFISSLVPRRWLRKSGSWVGFLWFDVFGFRKKIVLDNLKLAFPEWTDQQRKAVGRESVYQLGYNFAEFFFIPSVTPEWIAKNVVFHGWEHVENARAAGKGMFFLTLHLGNGDLACNTIVLNGQSVNLITKRFKTKWFDDLWFSIRGAKGVQYIDAHAPNNAFEILKALKKNSAVVFVLDQFMGRPFGIETSFFGKKTGTAYGLALFVQKTKAPVLPIYTYEGEDKKLHVVVEPAMDTASCVTDDKDQTTLNLTQSYCDKLEEIVRKHPEQWMWVHRRWKDFR; encoded by the coding sequence ATGAGATTATTACTCAAGTTCTTCGTTAATTTGATGGTCTTTATCAGTTCCCTGGTGCCGCGCCGTTGGTTGCGCAAGTCCGGGTCCTGGGTGGGCTTTTTGTGGTTTGATGTCTTTGGTTTTCGCAAAAAAATCGTTCTGGATAATTTGAAACTGGCTTTCCCCGAGTGGACCGACCAGCAACGAAAAGCCGTCGGTCGCGAATCTGTGTATCAGCTGGGTTATAACTTTGCTGAATTCTTTTTCATTCCGTCTGTGACGCCTGAATGGATCGCCAAGAATGTGGTGTTTCACGGCTGGGAGCATGTTGAAAATGCCCGGGCTGCAGGGAAAGGAATGTTTTTCCTGACTTTGCATTTGGGGAACGGGGATCTGGCCTGTAACACGATTGTCCTAAACGGGCAGAGTGTGAACCTGATCACGAAAAGATTTAAAACGAAATGGTTTGATGATCTGTGGTTTTCTATTCGCGGAGCCAAGGGTGTGCAGTATATCGATGCCCACGCACCGAACAATGCTTTTGAGATTTTGAAGGCGTTGAAAAAGAATTCGGCGGTGGTCTTTGTTCTGGATCAGTTTATGGGGCGTCCCTTTGGGATTGAGACCTCCTTCTTCGGGAAAAAGACGGGCACAGCCTATGGTCTAGCTCTGTTTGTGCAAAAAACCAAAGCCCCGGTTCTTCCCATCTATACCTACGAGGGGGAAGATAAAAAACTTCATGTGGTTGTCGAGCCAGCGATGGACACGGCTTCCTGTGTGACTGATGATAAAGACCAGACGACTCTCAATCTGACACAAAGCTATTGCGACAAGTTGGAAGAGATCGTCAGAAAGCACCCGGAACAATGGATGTGGGTGCATCGACGGTGGAAGGATTTCCGGTGA
- a CDS encoding Gfo/Idh/MocA family protein, with amino-acid sequence MSKKLRGAVVGVGYLGKFHAQKYKNNPNVELVGVCDHFPAQADKIAMELGVKSFHKPQDLIGHVDLVTIAASTLSHFELAKMFVENGVHVNVEKPITATVPQAEELLALAAKKNVKVAVGHIERFNPAINDLQKHLKNPKFIELNRMAPYNKRGSDVSVLHDLMIHDMDLLFWLTGSEIESMTGTGTKLISKELDTASVSFKMKNGMQVMINVSRVSPVAQRSIRVLQDDCTLWAQTGTLELEKVVPGPGGDEFLTVTKWSVEKADALQRETDAFIDCVLNDKQPVVTGLDGLKALKAIEDVQRMIEG; translated from the coding sequence ATGAGTAAGAAACTTCGTGGCGCGGTTGTCGGGGTGGGTTACCTCGGTAAATTCCACGCCCAGAAATACAAAAACAATCCGAACGTGGAACTGGTCGGGGTGTGTGATCACTTCCCGGCTCAGGCCGACAAAATCGCGATGGAGTTGGGGGTAAAAAGCTTCCACAAACCACAGGATTTGATCGGTCATGTGGATCTGGTGACGATCGCGGCGAGCACTCTGAGTCACTTTGAACTGGCAAAGATGTTCGTGGAAAACGGCGTTCATGTGAACGTTGAAAAGCCAATCACCGCCACGGTTCCGCAAGCGGAAGAACTATTGGCGCTGGCGGCGAAAAAGAACGTGAAAGTGGCAGTGGGGCACATCGAAAGATTCAACCCGGCAATCAACGATCTGCAAAAGCATCTGAAGAATCCCAAATTCATCGAATTAAACCGCATGGCTCCTTATAACAAGCGCGGTTCCGATGTCAGCGTTCTGCACGATCTGATGATCCACGATATGGATCTGTTGTTCTGGCTGACGGGTTCTGAAATTGAATCCATGACAGGAACGGGCACCAAGCTTATTTCCAAAGAGCTGGATACCGCCTCTGTGTCATTCAAAATGAAGAATGGCATGCAGGTGATGATCAACGTCAGTCGTGTATCACCGGTGGCTCAGCGATCTATCCGCGTGCTGCAGGATGATTGCACGCTGTGGGCCCAGACAGGGACATTGGAACTTGAAAAAGTGGTTCCGGGTCCTGGTGGTGATGAGTTTTTGACAGTCACCAAATGGAGCGTGGAAAAAGCCGATGCTTTGCAAAGAGAAACCGACGCTTTCATCGACTGTGTATTGAATGACAAACAACCTGTCGTCACAGGTCTTGACGGGTTGAAAGCCCTGAAAGCCATCGAAGACGTGCAGAGAATGATTGAGGGCTGA
- the lpxB gene encoding lipid-A-disaccharide synthase: MDQVLIVAAEASSVTYAQRILEAWKAQGRKVHAFGVGSQDMEDIGFERLGKSEEMAVVGAAEIISAYSHLKSVFDSLVAEAEKRRPKVAIVMDYPEFNLMLAKKLHALGIPVVYYISPQVWAWRKGRVKTIKKYCKKVFVLFPFEVPFYEEHGVPVEFVGHPLLDELDERLIDDLEYRKNHRNQCGIRDSEIVLGLMPGSRRLEVKQHLDIQLDAARILSKKFPNLKVLILTAPTFTKEYMQDRLENFRLPYMLLKDEPFRMIHLVDMMLVASGTATLQVGLLKKPMVIMYKMKWLTGVFAKLFVRGTKYFGLVNLILNKEAVPELFQSEVTAENLAAELERYVLDKKYHDSVVSDLGQVRQYLGDKGATQRVVKALEEYFV; this comes from the coding sequence ATGGATCAGGTTCTGATTGTGGCGGCGGAAGCCTCCAGTGTGACCTATGCCCAAAGAATTCTGGAAGCCTGGAAGGCCCAGGGCCGCAAAGTCCATGCTTTCGGTGTGGGCAGCCAGGATATGGAAGACATCGGCTTTGAACGCCTTGGCAAATCTGAAGAGATGGCCGTTGTCGGTGCCGCTGAGATCATCAGTGCGTATTCCCACCTGAAAAGTGTTTTTGACAGCCTGGTGGCGGAAGCTGAAAAGCGCCGTCCGAAGGTGGCGATCGTGATGGACTATCCGGAATTCAACCTGATGCTGGCGAAAAAACTGCACGCCTTGGGTATTCCGGTGGTTTACTACATTTCTCCGCAGGTGTGGGCATGGCGCAAAGGCCGTGTGAAGACCATCAAGAAATACTGTAAAAAAGTATTCGTTCTGTTCCCGTTTGAAGTGCCTTTCTATGAAGAGCACGGCGTGCCGGTGGAGTTCGTCGGTCATCCGCTTTTGGATGAATTGGACGAGCGCCTGATTGACGATTTGGAGTATCGCAAGAACCACCGCAATCAGTGTGGTATTCGGGACAGCGAAATTGTGCTGGGTTTGATGCCGGGCAGCCGTCGTCTGGAAGTGAAGCAGCATCTGGACATTCAGTTGGATGCAGCTCGCATTCTTTCCAAAAAGTTCCCGAATCTGAAAGTTTTGATTCTGACCGCGCCGACCTTTACTAAAGAGTACATGCAGGACCGTCTCGAAAACTTCCGACTGCCTTATATGTTGTTGAAGGATGAACCGTTCAGAATGATTCATCTGGTGGACATGATGCTGGTGGCTTCAGGAACTGCGACCCTGCAAGTGGGGCTTCTGAAAAAACCGATGGTCATCATGTACAAGATGAAGTGGTTGACCGGCGTGTTTGCCAAACTCTTCGTTCGTGGGACCAAGTATTTTGGTCTGGTGAATCTGATTCTGAACAAAGAAGCGGTGCCAGAGCTGTTCCAAAGCGAAGTCACTGCTGAAAATTTGGCAGCCGAGCTGGAGCGCTATGTTCTGGATAAAAAGTACCATGACTCTGTGGTTTCTGATCTCGGGCAGGTTCGTCAGTATCTCGGCGACAAAGGGGCCACCCAGCGCGTGGTGAAAGCCCTGGAAGAGTACTTCGTCTGA
- the lpxA gene encoding acyl-ACP--UDP-N-acetylglucosamine O-acyltransferase: MANYKIHPSSVISPDIHIADDVEIGPYCLIQGKGFIGKGTFVEGHVTLGSRHGIIEIGENNHFCPGAVIGGAPQDLSYKGEPTKLIIGNNNTFREFSTANLATSKGDGKTEIGNNGYFMAYTHIGHDCKVGNNVTIANNSHLGGHCEIEDGVTIGGVCAFNQFTKVGRGAFVAGSSIVNKDILPFCRAQGTYATIRATNKIGLARKGFSREEIANVHKAIRIIIMGSHTVEEGIERILNECTMSPNIEYFVNFIRSSKRGIAVDRSPKGWQDDE, encoded by the coding sequence ATGGCAAATTATAAAATTCATCCAAGCAGTGTTATTTCTCCAGACATCCATATCGCCGACGACGTTGAAATCGGCCCTTACTGCTTGATTCAAGGCAAAGGTTTTATTGGCAAAGGCACATTCGTCGAAGGTCATGTGACACTGGGTTCCCGTCACGGCATCATCGAAATCGGCGAAAACAATCATTTCTGTCCCGGTGCTGTTATCGGAGGGGCTCCTCAGGACCTTTCCTACAAAGGTGAACCAACCAAATTGATTATCGGTAACAACAATACATTCCGTGAATTCTCCACCGCCAACCTTGCGACCAGCAAAGGGGACGGCAAAACGGAAATCGGCAATAACGGTTACTTCATGGCCTATACGCACATCGGGCATGACTGCAAAGTCGGCAACAATGTGACCATCGCCAACAACTCCCACTTGGGCGGACACTGTGAAATCGAAGACGGTGTGACCATCGGGGGCGTGTGCGCTTTCAATCAGTTCACCAAAGTGGGGCGCGGTGCTTTCGTGGCCGGTTCTTCCATCGTGAACAAGGACATCCTGCCGTTCTGCCGTGCTCAGGGCACTTACGCGACAATCCGCGCGACCAACAAAATCGGTCTGGCGCGTAAAGGTTTCTCGCGTGAAGAAATCGCAAACGTGCACAAAGCCATCCGTATCATCATCATGGGTTCTCACACCGTGGAAGAAGGCATCGAGCGCATCCTGAATGAGTGCACGATGAGCCCGAACATCGAGTACTTCGTGAACTTCATTCGCTCTTCCAAGCGCGGTATTGCCGTGGACAGAAGCCCTAAAGGATGGCAGGACGATGAGTAA
- a CDS encoding OmpH family outer membrane protein, whose protein sequence is MKRMLIVLSMLLTASFAQAQAKVGFVDMQKAIQSTSAGKKAKTELETEFNKKKKELEKKEADLKKMGEDLEKKKSVLSEEALGKKQAEFQEEMLKYRDVVGKSQIEIQKKERELTAPILDKMKKVIAKLAKDKGYTLVLENSQMVLYATADADLTTEVIAAFEKEK, encoded by the coding sequence ATGAAGAGAATGTTGATCGTGTTGAGCATGCTACTGACGGCATCTTTCGCACAAGCGCAGGCAAAAGTTGGATTTGTAGATATGCAAAAAGCTATTCAATCCACTTCTGCGGGTAAGAAAGCAAAAACTGAACTTGAAACAGAGTTCAACAAAAAGAAAAAAGAACTAGAGAAAAAAGAAGCAGACTTGAAAAAGATGGGTGAAGACCTGGAAAAGAAAAAGTCTGTGCTTTCTGAAGAAGCGCTTGGTAAAAAACAAGCTGAATTCCAGGAAGAAATGCTGAAGTATCGTGATGTGGTAGGCAAAAGCCAGATCGAGATTCAGAAAAAAGAGCGTGAGCTGACGGCTCCGATTCTTGATAAAATGAAAAAAGTGATCGCGAAACTTGCGAAAGATAAAGGTTACACTCTGGTGCTGGAGAACTCTCAAATGGTTCTTTACGCAACGGCGGATGCGGACCTGACAACTGAAGTAATCGCGGCCTTCGAAAAAGAAAAGTAG